One Deltaproteobacteria bacterium DNA segment encodes these proteins:
- the egtB gene encoding ergothioneine biosynthesis protein EgtB, which produces MRTPTEYLAVLEEARNRTLRLVAAVADPDLRRQVHSEFSPVGWHLGHIGVVESFWLRQQCQRQASLSPFYDFFFTPTENPKTKRGQLPPREEMLTYLSTVRAETARFLAQASFHTSHPLLQHGNIFSMLLQHEEQHLETMLIILQLLGAAQCESVSNNCTEVEWRNQVYHRYSPFFGHTAGLHPTGRMNYLPERTVPIGSDDIRETLDNERPRHEVRLSASSIDQWPVTNGEFIHFVEDGGYERSRYWTTGGWRWCQDERVRHPRYWRQLSAGRWIELDFGYASPLVLEQPVRCVSWYEADAYARWVGKRLPTEAEWEYAATSNELSGTGRVWEWTSTWFHPYPGFRAHPYEGYSVPYFDQQHRVLRGGSWVTQEHIRRSAFRNWYHPGMRAIFSGFRCAKDDD; this is translated from the coding sequence ATGCGAACCCCAACGGAATACCTCGCCGTGCTGGAAGAGGCGCGAAATCGTACACTGCGACTCGTTGCTGCGGTGGCAGATCCAGATCTCCGTCGCCAGGTTCACTCCGAGTTTAGCCCGGTTGGTTGGCACCTTGGTCATATCGGGGTCGTCGAGTCGTTTTGGCTTCGCCAACAATGTCAAAGACAAGCCTCACTTTCGCCGTTTTATGACTTCTTCTTCACTCCAACAGAGAATCCGAAGACAAAACGGGGCCAGTTGCCACCCCGTGAGGAAATGCTGACTTACCTGAGCACTGTTCGAGCCGAGACGGCGCGGTTTCTTGCACAGGCTTCATTTCACACCTCACATCCTCTGTTACAGCATGGCAACATCTTCTCCATGCTCCTGCAACACGAAGAGCAGCATTTGGAAACCATGCTCATTATTCTCCAACTCTTGGGCGCAGCCCAGTGTGAATCTGTCTCCAATAACTGCACCGAAGTGGAGTGGCGGAATCAGGTCTATCACCGCTATTCGCCATTTTTTGGTCATACTGCCGGACTACACCCGACAGGACGGATGAATTATCTCCCGGAAAGAACTGTTCCTATCGGCAGCGACGACATACGCGAGACGTTGGACAACGAGCGTCCGCGCCATGAAGTGCGCCTCTCCGCATCCTCTATCGATCAGTGGCCAGTCACGAATGGTGAATTCATCCACTTCGTAGAGGATGGTGGGTATGAACGCTCACGCTACTGGACTACGGGTGGTTGGCGCTGGTGTCAGGACGAAAGAGTTCGGCACCCACGCTACTGGCGACAGCTCTCTGCTGGACGCTGGATCGAACTGGACTTTGGCTACGCATCACCCCTAGTGCTTGAACAGCCAGTACGGTGCGTAAGCTGGTACGAGGCTGATGCGTACGCACGATGGGTTGGAAAACGCTTGCCAACCGAAGCCGAATGGGAATATGCAGCGACAAGTAACGAGCTAAGTGGGACAGGCCGAGTGTGGGAGTGGACATCAACGTGGTTTCACCCTTACCCAGGTTTTCGTGCCCATCCCTATGAAGGATATTCAGTGCCGTACTTCGATCAGCAGCATCGCGTGTTACGTGGCGGGTCATGGGTAACCCAAGAGCACATCCGCCGTTCAGCATTTCGCAATTGGTATCATCCTGGCATGCGGGCGATATTCTCTGGTTTTCGCTGTGCCAAGGACGACGATTGA
- the egtC gene encoding ergothioneine biosynthesis protein EgtC, protein MCRFVAYLGQAIPLARVVSETEHSLVVQSYQPREMTSGVVNADGFGVGWYNRALDPTPCVYTNITPIWSDRNLPGLSKHIASDCIFANVRSATPGQAVDQSNCQPFAYQRFLFMHNGYIENFRQTLMRRIRETLRDEYYSTIGGTTDSEHVFALFLNFLHARAATAQAMSEALHATIRQLALWARPQQLHVALNLAVTNGESLVVSRFSTATPAPSLYYQQRSALFPNATIVASERLSSQVEWNVIPESCVLAIDHDLRAETIPLSIS, encoded by the coding sequence ATGTGCAGATTCGTTGCCTACCTGGGCCAAGCAATTCCGCTGGCACGCGTAGTGAGTGAGACTGAACATTCACTCGTAGTGCAGAGCTATCAGCCGCGCGAGATGACATCTGGCGTCGTCAACGCCGATGGCTTCGGTGTCGGTTGGTACAATCGTGCGCTCGACCCAACCCCATGTGTCTACACCAATATCACCCCGATCTGGAGCGACCGCAATCTTCCTGGTCTCAGCAAACACATTGCGTCAGATTGCATTTTCGCCAACGTGCGGAGTGCCACCCCTGGCCAGGCAGTTGATCAAAGCAACTGTCAGCCCTTTGCTTATCAGCGGTTTCTCTTCATGCATAACGGTTATATCGAGAATTTCCGCCAAACCCTCATGCGTCGCATCCGTGAAACGTTACGTGACGAGTATTACAGCACTATCGGTGGCACGACCGACTCAGAACACGTCTTTGCGTTGTTTCTCAATTTTCTTCATGCACGAGCGGCAACAGCACAAGCCATGAGTGAGGCGCTGCACGCAACCATTCGACAATTGGCCCTTTGGGCACGACCACAGCAGTTACATGTTGCACTGAACCTCGCGGTAACCAATGGCGAATCCCTTGTTGTTTCACGTTTCTCAACCGCAACACCAGCACCGTCCCTCTACTATCAACAGCGTTCAGCCTTGTTTCCTAACGCCACGATAGTCGCCTCAGAACGCTTATCGTCACAGGTAGAGTGGAACGTCATACCTGAGAGTTGTGTCTTAGCGATCGACCACGACTTACGTGCAGAGACCATCCCGTTATCCATCTCATAA
- a CDS encoding ATP-grasp domain-containing protein, protein MDVLITCPSQRDRTALAAIEGYRFHLLDAPLNPRTPSPELDLLAYTDLCREYIRKHHIDAVFYSRDVADIVAAALCEEFGFRGPSVESVFLCLHKYYSRLSESAPVRCAALDLHAENPSVPGYPCYIKPPWLNLGILGFKLESPQDLHHALTVARREYGSWSPLYFPFFRRYIDQQRYPLAARDIMLVEEFIDGPQVTVEGWVEDNQPYIWAITDTNTYPGTRVIDNFSLPSRHSPRIQMLLEERAKEAIGNVGLNNGFFNIEFWCHEDTATLTEINGRAATCFYNLYRRCLNSCVYEAGLALATGRRLVPSSTSTGAVGGQFNFITFAEDQAEHLFDFAQARALPQLTRYVSPGDRVKQVSEFGTVLAQIDLFGGSYEEIHDEAQRLRRLLLRKPESSPW, encoded by the coding sequence GCTACCGCTTTCATCTGCTCGATGCCCCACTGAACCCGCGTACGCCGTCACCCGAACTCGATCTCCTCGCCTATACAGATCTGTGTCGCGAGTATATCCGGAAGCATCACATCGATGCAGTTTTTTATTCACGGGATGTCGCCGATATCGTCGCTGCCGCTTTATGCGAAGAGTTTGGTTTTCGTGGTCCCAGCGTCGAATCAGTGTTTCTCTGTTTGCATAAGTATTATTCGCGCCTGAGTGAGTCAGCTCCGGTCCGTTGTGCAGCACTCGACCTCCATGCTGAGAATCCCTCGGTGCCAGGCTACCCCTGTTACATCAAACCGCCGTGGCTCAATCTCGGTATTCTGGGTTTCAAGCTTGAGTCACCACAGGATCTGCACCATGCCCTCACTGTGGCGCGACGCGAATATGGCTCTTGGTCACCACTCTACTTCCCCTTTTTTCGTCGTTATATCGATCAGCAGAGATATCCACTAGCCGCACGTGACATCATGTTAGTCGAGGAGTTCATCGACGGACCTCAAGTAACGGTCGAAGGCTGGGTAGAGGATAATCAGCCGTATATCTGGGCGATCACCGACACGAACACCTACCCCGGCACGCGGGTCATAGACAACTTTTCATTGCCGTCGCGTCATTCACCGCGCATACAAATGTTGCTGGAAGAACGCGCGAAGGAAGCAATCGGCAATGTCGGCTTGAATAATGGATTTTTCAATATCGAGTTCTGGTGTCATGAGGACACAGCCACGTTAACCGAGATTAACGGGCGCGCAGCAACGTGCTTTTACAATCTGTACCGTCGTTGTCTGAACTCCTGCGTGTATGAGGCAGGACTGGCGTTGGCTACTGGTCGTCGACTCGTTCCGTCTTCGACGTCCACCGGTGCTGTCGGCGGGCAATTTAATTTCATTACCTTTGCGGAAGACCAAGCCGAGCATCTTTTCGATTTTGCCCAGGCACGTGCACTACCGCAACTGACGCGGTATGTGTCGCCAGGCGATCGCGTCAAACAAGTCAGTGAGTTCGGCACCGTGTTGGCGCAGATTGACCTGTTTGGTGGTAGCTACGAAGAAATTCATGATGAGGCTCAACGACTGCGGCGCTTGCTGCTGAGGAAGCCCGAGTCATCGCCGTGGTGA